A region from the Populus trichocarpa isolate Nisqually-1 chromosome 18, P.trichocarpa_v4.1, whole genome shotgun sequence genome encodes:
- the LOC18107563 gene encoding gamma-glutamylcyclotransferase 2-1: MVFWIFGYGSLVWNPGFEYDEKVIGFIKDYRRVFDLACIDHRGTPESPARTCTLENVEGAICWGAAYCVRGGPERERLAMEYLERRECEYDKKTLVDFYKEGEPSQPALTGVIVFTSTPDQVSNKYYLGPAPLEEMARQIATAHGPCGNNRDYLFLLEKAMFAIGHEDEMVIELAKEVRKVLGITGNGIPTEKKITGTSPKALISHMPVLQLRPLQEAVVMDS, from the exons ATGGTTTTCTGGATTTTTGGCTATGGTTCATTGGTGTGGAACCCAGGTTTTGAATATGATGAGAAAGTGATTGGATTTATCAAGGACTACAGGCGTGTCTTTGATCTTG CGTGCATTGATCACAGAGGTACACCTGAGAGTCCTGCAAGAACTTGCACGCTGGAAAATGTTGAAGGAGCTATTTGC TGGGGAGCTGCCTATTGTGTACGGGGAGGTCCTGAAAGGGAAAGATTAGCTATGGAG tatTTGGAGAGGAGAGAATGCGAATATGATAAAAAGACCCTCGTAGACTTTTATAAG GAAGGGGAACCCTCACAACCTGCTTTAACTGGAGTTATAGT TTTCACATCGACTCCAGACCAGGTGTCAAACAAGTACTACCTCGGGCCTGCCCCTTTGGAGGAAATGGCTAG GCAAATTGCAACTGCTCATGGACCATGTGGGAACAACAGAGACTATCTCTTCCTGCTAGAAAAAGCCATGTTTGCGATCG GTCATGAGGACGAGATGGTGATAGAACTAGCAAAAGAAGTGAGGAAGGTTCTTGGAATTACAGGGAATGGTATTCCCACTGAGAAGAAGATAACTGGGACATCCCCGAAAGCGCTCATATCCCATATGCCAGTCCTTCAACTTCG